The following proteins are encoded in a genomic region of Brachypodium distachyon strain Bd21 chromosome 1, Brachypodium_distachyon_v3.0, whole genome shotgun sequence:
- the LOC100824054 gene encoding peptide methionine sulfoxide reductase B1, chloroplastic isoform X1 — translation MAIRCYAAATVVICSRPDLSSNLPALPSARPRRSSYRRAAVRAMGATPSSPLPSGQAPAKADKASMSDEDLKERLTKEQYYVTRQKGTERAFTGEYWNTKTPGIYHCICCDTPLFESSTKFDSGTGWPSYYRPVGDNVKNKLDMSIIFMPRTEALCAVCDAHLGHVFDDGPPPTGKRYCINRHVQNHPMILSIHRLCLPPLYYVDE, via the exons ATGGCCATCCGGTGTTACGCTGCTGCTACCGTGGTGATTTGTTCGAGACCCGACCTGTCATCCAACCTCCCGGCTCTTCCCTCCGCGCGTCCCCGCCGCAGCAGCTACCGGCGAGCCGCTGTTCGCGCCATGGGAGCCACGCCGTCGTCGCCTTTGCCATCGGGACAAGCACCAG CGAAAGCAGATAAGGCATCTATGAGTGATGAGGACTTGAAGGAGCGCCTGACGAAAGAACAGTATTACGTCACTCGGCAGAAGGGAACTGAGAGGGCATTCACTGG CGAATACTGGAACACTAAAACCCCAGGCATCTACCACTGTATCTGCTGTGACACCCCTCTGTTTGA GTCATCTACCAAGTTCGATAGTGGCACTGGATGGCCATCCTATTATCGACCGGTTGGCGACAATGTCAAGAACAAGCTTGATATGTCGATCATCTTCATGCCTCGGACCGAGGCCCTCTGTGCTGTCTGTGATGCTCATCTGGGGCATGTCTTTGATGATGGTCCACCACCAACAGGGAAGAGATATTGCATTAACAGGCATGTTCAAAACCATCCTATGATCCTTTCCATCCATAGGTTATGTTTGCCCCCACTTTATTATGTTGACGAATGA
- the LOC100824054 gene encoding peptide methionine sulfoxide reductase B1, chloroplastic isoform X2 yields the protein MAIRCYAAATVVICSRPDLSSNLPALPSARPRRSSYRRAAVRAMGATPSSPLPSGQAPAKADKASMSDEDLKERLTKEQYYVTRQKGTERAFTGEYWNTKTPGIYHCICCDTPLFESSTKFDSGTGWPSYYRPVGDNVKNKLDMSIIFMPRTEALCAVCDAHLGHVFDDGPPPTGKRYCINSASLKLKPQ from the exons ATGGCCATCCGGTGTTACGCTGCTGCTACCGTGGTGATTTGTTCGAGACCCGACCTGTCATCCAACCTCCCGGCTCTTCCCTCCGCGCGTCCCCGCCGCAGCAGCTACCGGCGAGCCGCTGTTCGCGCCATGGGAGCCACGCCGTCGTCGCCTTTGCCATCGGGACAAGCACCAG CGAAAGCAGATAAGGCATCTATGAGTGATGAGGACTTGAAGGAGCGCCTGACGAAAGAACAGTATTACGTCACTCGGCAGAAGGGAACTGAGAGGGCATTCACTGG CGAATACTGGAACACTAAAACCCCAGGCATCTACCACTGTATCTGCTGTGACACCCCTCTGTTTGA GTCATCTACCAAGTTCGATAGTGGCACTGGATGGCCATCCTATTATCGACCGGTTGGCGACAATGTCAAGAACAAGCTTGATATGTCGATCATCTTCATGCCTCGGACCGAGGCCCTCTGTGCTGTCTGTGATGCTCATCTGGGGCATGTCTTTGATGATGGTCCACCACCAACAGGGAAGAGATATTGCATTAACAG TGCATCCCTGAAGCTGAAACCCCAGTAG
- the LOC100824366 gene encoding B-cell receptor-associated protein 29 produces the protein MIQLLFTVLGAEAGLAAALLFKTPLRKLAMLALDRLKRGKGPVMVRTVAATVLVVLASSLHSMAKIHGHASGGELDAPGALTPTDQVLLARHLLEASLMGYSLFLALIIDRLHRYIREMRGLKKNLEAVSKQNKTLEEVKLVTSDGSKPYQKDIASLNEEIKKLRLQLKEKADEVKDAEARAVAAQTQSEGLMLKYDRLLEDKKHLHDQLQSGDIALSHSDGKKNT, from the exons ATGATCCAGCTCCTGTTCACGGTGCTGGGCGCGGAGGCgggcctggcggcggcgctgctcttcaagACGCCGCTGCGGAAGCTGGCGATGCTCGCGCTGGACCGCCTCAAGCGCGGGAAGGGGCCCGTCATGGTGCgcaccgtcgccgccaccgtacTCGTCGTGCTCGCCTCCAGCCTCCACAGCATGGCCAAGATCCACGGCCatgccagcggcggcgagctcgacgCGCCCGGGGCGCTCACCCCCACTGACCAGGTCCTCCTCGCCCGCCATCTCCTCGAGGCGTCTCTCATGG GATACTCCTTATTCCTTGCTCTCATCATTGACCGGCTACACCGCTACATCAGAGAAATGCGAGGGCTAAAGAAGAACTTGGAAGCTGTGTCTAAGCAGAATAAGACACTTGAAGAAGTAAAACTCGTAACATCGGATGGAAGCAAGCCATACCAGAAAGATATTGCTTCGCTGAATGAGGAGATTAAGAAGCTGAGGCTGCAACTAAAGGAAAAGGCTGATGAGGTGAAGGATGCAGAGGCCAGAGCTGTAGCTGCACAAACACAGTCTGAAGGTCTAATGCTCAAATATGACCGCCTGCTGGAGGACAAGAAGCATCTCCATGACCAGCTGCAGTCTGGAGACATCGCGTTGTCACATTCAGATGGCAAGAAGAATACTTAA